The following is a genomic window from Paenibacillus sp. FSL R5-0766.
TACGGATTACAAGCAATTGATGAATGAACATCAGATTGATCTGTTGTATATTGCAGTTCCGCCGAAATTTCATTACCCGGTTGTCATGGAAGCACTGGAGCGCAAAATTCATGTTTTCTGCGAGAAACCGCTTGCCAATAGTGTAGAAGAAGCGAAAGAGATGCTGGATGCAGCAGAGCAGGCGGGCGTAGTTCACGCCATCCATTTCTCGATGCCGCATGAACCTTCCGTGCTGAAGTTGCAAGAGATGATTGAGCAGGGTACAGTGGGGACAATTCGCAAAATAGATCTCATTTTGCAATTCCCGCAGTGGCCACGATCATGGCAACAGAATGCATGGATTACGAGCCGGGAACAGGGTGGATTTATTCTTGAAGTGGGGATTCACTGGATTCATATGATTCAAAAGGTGTTTGGTGCCATCCGGGTTGTTAGCACTCAGGTTCAATATCCTGAGAATGGTGACTGTGAACTAGAAGTACAGGCTGCAATGGAACTGGAAGACGGAACCCGAATTC
Proteins encoded in this region:
- a CDS encoding Gfo/Idh/MocA family oxidoreductase, with product MTVIKMALIGLGKMGLHMVHLIENTKMDTKIEIVAVCDANEESLASFAASHRGVRTYTDYKQLMNEHQIDLLYIAVPPKFHYPVVMEALERKIHVFCEKPLANSVEEAKEMLDAAEQAGVVHAIHFSMPHEPSVLKLQEMIEQGTVGTIRKIDLILQFPQWPRSWQQNAWITSREQGGFILEVGIHWIHMIQKVFGAIRVVSTQVQYPENGDCELEVQAAMELEDGTRIQLNGISQFAGEERVSMVVYGTKGTIALENWEELKTGLVGQPLSPVEVLESASELPVLKHVIARIQGKSAKIYDFNDGYQAQLVLEALRNTEQSG